A genomic stretch from Hemicordylus capensis ecotype Gifberg chromosome 1, rHemCap1.1.pri, whole genome shotgun sequence includes:
- the ZNF839 gene encoding zinc finger protein 839 isoform X2 has product MRATFRKASKMAACEVREGAAAGSPAASSETVLYPQPDGRLFTPELGCGKLNQSAGVMGGSSHQETPLPPQALGKKAGQAVAQEGSAAHRRQAAPDSPLGDHGLSLPSAQESGRLVPPTALPGQCLLHAAASASLSESPPVSSSILHNTAQQLQCVAQRVALQQGTAKAAAVAPTRLLLPKQLETMHLQLQPEQAKENESPALSFASVQSKNVAMAQPVEKNSRVLGLHVINPQIIRIQPITGTGSHQFFFCKSSDPTVQLLLQKPAHSLGQVSLNKITTHRILNEQKNKSVRTSAADASNVTMGSAHSNSFTNHEKKQKEEKLKKSLKVKTRSGRISRPPKYKAKDYKFIKTEDLADSHKSDSDDYSELIVEDDEEGKEVPALFGSLNSDLRPKLFKCQTCEKSYIGKGGLARHYKLHPGHQQQESSQCSPINRPHRVVLLEDTGKAYGESIHQTSSQTTSVTLINENALAIDLEKQLSTESGQQSTTSADDGIFAEQQNTQLLHVGPGRPRRPRRRGRPKMAERSRYTGRFNRPGQFSSKSLNNISAEHHSVIKRKARLKELIQQCGNEDFMELAVPHFTALVTVFEFLLMKVGKDYPARAVFPDVYREFEDLHAMVKKMCQDYFSNPGLSEPLQIKNHKVAESLGITASLLGTQRIQADLSHKCIKTTGEHVFTEMSRQKRASESSNEILLFSKKARVENLLEDVNTDYSSNSETKERSHASEGFTPEESGGVNNCSRNRLLEEQPELLKLEAANYCANPDLLCHHMDVAHESFEPSDHSGSPSSWSETLPTIRTESAEEKIVESNSNWNTARRQHESELHYSDVSSQNPDCSMHEKIYNENCKDFLEEENQNFNDDTNSEQIQCSYKSLLAPCL; this is encoded by the exons ATGAGGGCAACTTTCCGGAAAGCGTCTAAGATGGCGGCTTGTGAGGTGCGGGAGGGCGCTGCTGCGGGTAGTCCGGCAGCTTCCTCGGAGACGGTGTTGTACCCGCAGCCAGACGGGAGGTTATTTACGCCGGAGTTAGGCTGCGGAAAGCTGAACCAGTCAGCAGGAGTCATGGGAGGAAGTTCGCACCAGGAGACGCCTCTTCCTCCTCAGGCCCTTGGAAAGAAGGCAGGGCAAGCCGTCGCCCAAGAGGGGTCGGCGGCCCACCGGCGACAGGCGGCTCCTGACTCCCCGCTCGGAGACCATGGGCTCTCCTTGCCCTCGGCCCAGGAGAGCGGCCGCCTCGTGCCTCCTACCGCCCTCCCAGGGCAGTGTTTGTTGCACGCAGCTGCCTCCGCCTCGCTGTCGGAGTCCCCGCCTGTCTCCAGCAGTATCCTGCACAACACGGCGCAGCAGCTCCAGTGTGTGGCCCAGCGAGTCGCCCTCCAGCAGGGCACAGCCAAGGCGGCCGCCGTTGCTCCTACCAGGCTACTCTTGCCCAAA CAACTTGAAACTATGCATCTCCAATTACAGCCTGAGCAggcaaaagaaaatgaaagccCAGCACTATCTTTTGCATCAGTTCAGTCTAAAAATGTTGCTATGGCCCAACCAGTTGAGAAGAATTCTAGGGTTTTAGGGCTCCATGTTATCAACCCTCAGATTATTCGGATACAGCCCATTACAGGAACTGGATCACATCAGTTTTTCTTCTGTAAGTCTTCAGATCCGACAGTTCAGCTACTTCTGCAGAAACCTGCTCATTCCCTTGGACAAGTATCTTTAAATAAAATAACCACTCATAGAATATTAAATGAGCAGAAAAACAAATCTGTTAGAACATCTGCTGCAGATGCTTCAAATGTAACTATGGGTTCAGCTCATTCAAACTCCTTTACAAACCACGAGAAGAAGCAAAAAGAGGAAAAGCTTAAAAAATCCTTGAAGGTGAAAACTCGTTCTGGGCGGATTTCACGCCCTCCCAAATACAAAGCTAAGGATTACAAATTCATTAAAACTGAGGACTTGGCTGATAGTCACAAGTCTGATTCTGATGACTATTCTGAGCTGATTGTAGAAGATGATGAAGAGGGCAAGGAAGTGCCTGCATTATTTGGTTCTTTGAACTCTGATCTGAGGCCAAAATTGTTTAAATGTCAAACTTGTGAAAAATCCTACATAGGAAAAGGAGGATTAGCTCGGCATTATAAACTTCATCCAGGTCACCAGCAGCAAGAATCTTCTCAATGTTCCCCTATAAATAGACCTCATAGAGTGGTGCTGCTGGAGGACACTGGAAAGGCATATGGTGAAAGTATCCATCAGACCTCTTCACAGACAACTTCTGTCACTTTAATAAATGAAAATGCACTAGCCATAGACTTGGAAAAACAGCTTTCTACAGAGAGTGGACAACAG TCTACTACATCTGCAGATGATGGAATATTTGCAGAACAACAAAACACCCAGTTATTACATGTGGGTCCTGGAAGACCCAGACGACCAAGAAGGCGTGGCCGACCAAAGATGGCCGAAAGATCAAGGTATACTGGAAGATTTAACAGACCTGGTCAGTTCTCTTCCAAGTCACTTAATAATATATCAGCAGAGCACCACAGTGTAATTAAAAGGAAAGCTAGGCTAAAAGAG CTGATTCAGCAATGTGGCAATGAAGATTTCATGGAGTTGGCTGTTCCACACTTTACAGCTCTAGTTACTGTATTTGAATTCCTGCTGATGAAG GTGGGGAAAGACTATCCAGCAAGAGCAGTCTTTCCAGATGTGTACAGGGAATTTGAAGATCTGCATGCTATGGTGAAGAAAATGTGCCAAGATTATTTCAGCAATCCTGGACTAAGTGAGCCTCTGCAAATAAAAAACCACAAG GTGGCCGAATCACTCGGAATTACAGCCAGTCTTCTCGGGACACAAAGGATTCAAGCAGACTTGTCCCACAAATGTATTAAAACTACTGGTGAGCACGTATTTACAGAGATGTCAAGACAGAAACGAGCATCCGAG AGTTCAAATGAAATATTACTATTTTCAAAAAAGGCCAGAGTGGAAAATCTGTTGGAGGATGTGAATACTGATTATTCGAGTAACAGTGAAACGAAAGAAAGAAGTCATGCAAGTGAAG GTTTTACTCCAGAAGAGAGTGGTGGTGTGAATAATTGCTCTAGAAACAGATTACTGGAAGAACAACCAGAATTACTTAAATTAGAAGCTGCAAATTATTGTGCAAATCCAGATCTGCTCTGCCATCACATGGACGTGGCTCATGAGAGCTTTGAACCTTCAGATCATTCAGGTAGCCCATCTTCATGGAGTGAAACATTACCAACTATCAGGACAGAAAGTGCAGAAGAAAAAATTGTGGAATCAAACTCAAACTGGAACACAGCACGCAGGCAACATGAGTCTGAGTTACATTACTCTGATGTATCGAGTCAGAATCCTGACTGCTCAATGcatgaaaaaatatataatgaaAATTGTAAAGATTTTCTGGAGGAAGAAAATCAGAACTTTAATGATGACACCAACTCTGAACAAATTCAGTGTTCTTATAAATCCTTATTAGCACCTTGTCTGTAG
- the ZNF839 gene encoding zinc finger protein 839 isoform X6 has translation MHLQLQPEQAKENESPALSFASVQSKNVAMAQPVEKNSRVLGLHVINPQIIRIQPITGTGSHQFFFCKSSDPTVQLLLQKPAHSLGQVSLNKITTHRILNEQKNKSVRTSAADASNVTMGSAHSNSFTNHEKKQKEEKLKKSLKVKTRSGRISRPPKYKAKDYKFIKTEDLADSHKSDSDDYSELIVEDDEEGKEVPALFGSLNSDLRPKLFKCQTCEKSYIGKGGLARHYKLHPGHQQQESSQCSPINRPHRVVLLEDTGKAYGESIHQTSSQTTSVTLINENALAIDLEKQLSTESGQQCKSYIFLLNFWVCSKSGREKESSMIESTTSADDGIFAEQQNTQLLHVGPGRPRRPRRRGRPKMAERSRYTGRFNRPGQFSSKSLNNISAEHHSVIKRKARLKELIQQCGNEDFMELAVPHFTALVTVFEFLLMKVGKDYPARAVFPDVYREFEDLHAMVKKMCQDYFSNPGLSEPLQIKNHKVAESLGITASLLGTQRIQADLSHKCIKTTGEHVFTEMSRQKRASESSNEILLFSKKARVENLLEDVNTDYSSNSETKERSHASEGFTPEESGGVNNCSRNRLLEEQPELLKLEAANYCANPDLLCHHMDVAHESFEPSDHSGSPSSWSETLPTIRTESAEEKIVESNSNWNTARRQHESELHYSDVSSQNPDCSMHEKIYNENCKDFLEEENQNFNDDTNSEQIQCSYKSLLAPCL, from the exons ATGCATCTCCAATTACAGCCTGAGCAggcaaaagaaaatgaaagccCAGCACTATCTTTTGCATCAGTTCAGTCTAAAAATGTTGCTATGGCCCAACCAGTTGAGAAGAATTCTAGGGTTTTAGGGCTCCATGTTATCAACCCTCAGATTATTCGGATACAGCCCATTACAGGAACTGGATCACATCAGTTTTTCTTCTGTAAGTCTTCAGATCCGACAGTTCAGCTACTTCTGCAGAAACCTGCTCATTCCCTTGGACAAGTATCTTTAAATAAAATAACCACTCATAGAATATTAAATGAGCAGAAAAACAAATCTGTTAGAACATCTGCTGCAGATGCTTCAAATGTAACTATGGGTTCAGCTCATTCAAACTCCTTTACAAACCACGAGAAGAAGCAAAAAGAGGAAAAGCTTAAAAAATCCTTGAAGGTGAAAACTCGTTCTGGGCGGATTTCACGCCCTCCCAAATACAAAGCTAAGGATTACAAATTCATTAAAACTGAGGACTTGGCTGATAGTCACAAGTCTGATTCTGATGACTATTCTGAGCTGATTGTAGAAGATGATGAAGAGGGCAAGGAAGTGCCTGCATTATTTGGTTCTTTGAACTCTGATCTGAGGCCAAAATTGTTTAAATGTCAAACTTGTGAAAAATCCTACATAGGAAAAGGAGGATTAGCTCGGCATTATAAACTTCATCCAGGTCACCAGCAGCAAGAATCTTCTCAATGTTCCCCTATAAATAGACCTCATAGAGTGGTGCTGCTGGAGGACACTGGAAAGGCATATGGTGAAAGTATCCATCAGACCTCTTCACAGACAACTTCTGTCACTTTAATAAATGAAAATGCACTAGCCATAGACTTGGAAAAACAGCTTTCTACAGAGAGTGGACAACAG TGCAAAAGCTATATCTTCCTTCTTAATTTCTGGGTATGCTCTAAGTCTGGAAGGGAAAAAGAAAGCTCCATGATTGAG TCTACTACATCTGCAGATGATGGAATATTTGCAGAACAACAAAACACCCAGTTATTACATGTGGGTCCTGGAAGACCCAGACGACCAAGAAGGCGTGGCCGACCAAAGATGGCCGAAAGATCAAGGTATACTGGAAGATTTAACAGACCTGGTCAGTTCTCTTCCAAGTCACTTAATAATATATCAGCAGAGCACCACAGTGTAATTAAAAGGAAAGCTAGGCTAAAAGAG CTGATTCAGCAATGTGGCAATGAAGATTTCATGGAGTTGGCTGTTCCACACTTTACAGCTCTAGTTACTGTATTTGAATTCCTGCTGATGAAG GTGGGGAAAGACTATCCAGCAAGAGCAGTCTTTCCAGATGTGTACAGGGAATTTGAAGATCTGCATGCTATGGTGAAGAAAATGTGCCAAGATTATTTCAGCAATCCTGGACTAAGTGAGCCTCTGCAAATAAAAAACCACAAG GTGGCCGAATCACTCGGAATTACAGCCAGTCTTCTCGGGACACAAAGGATTCAAGCAGACTTGTCCCACAAATGTATTAAAACTACTGGTGAGCACGTATTTACAGAGATGTCAAGACAGAAACGAGCATCCGAG AGTTCAAATGAAATATTACTATTTTCAAAAAAGGCCAGAGTGGAAAATCTGTTGGAGGATGTGAATACTGATTATTCGAGTAACAGTGAAACGAAAGAAAGAAGTCATGCAAGTGAAG GTTTTACTCCAGAAGAGAGTGGTGGTGTGAATAATTGCTCTAGAAACAGATTACTGGAAGAACAACCAGAATTACTTAAATTAGAAGCTGCAAATTATTGTGCAAATCCAGATCTGCTCTGCCATCACATGGACGTGGCTCATGAGAGCTTTGAACCTTCAGATCATTCAGGTAGCCCATCTTCATGGAGTGAAACATTACCAACTATCAGGACAGAAAGTGCAGAAGAAAAAATTGTGGAATCAAACTCAAACTGGAACACAGCACGCAGGCAACATGAGTCTGAGTTACATTACTCTGATGTATCGAGTCAGAATCCTGACTGCTCAATGcatgaaaaaatatataatgaaAATTGTAAAGATTTTCTGGAGGAAGAAAATCAGAACTTTAATGATGACACCAACTCTGAACAAATTCAGTGTTCTTATAAATCCTTATTAGCACCTTGTCTGTAG